In Theileria equi strain WA chromosome 3, complete sequence, the genomic window GCTAGTATTACTGCTCTTAACAAATTCTAGGATAAGAGGTTTCGCAGTGCTACTACCATGGTCATTatcccagtagtagacagagACTTTTATAACATCTTGGATATCGCTTGCATCACCTAACTTCTCATTTCCGTGCAACTCTCCTTTGAGAGTGAACGTATTCCCGTCATCGAGCTCATGAGTATATCTAACGAATCCGGCGACATTAGGAATAGTTGTCTCCTTACTGACCTTTAGACCAAATTTATCCGGGGTTTTACCGCAACTACATGATCCAGCTTgacatttgttttttatGTTTAGTGTTAACACCCCAacactcatcctccatgttcagtGAGTATGTTCCTTCAAAACTttgagatccatgagtagtctcaatgcgaccaaagggagcacatTCTCTTAcctactccctagacaaccatacattcatcctccctcacaatCAGCTCACagtcagagagactatccacggaacaagatgaacagctatcaacacagtcttcagtagtacaatcaacactcacgtcagtagaaataagttcgtctatccaatcatcaacttccaccgagtccataaCACAGTCCACTCGGTGGTAAATGTCTGGACCAGTACTAACTCAAAAATCATGGAACAATTAACCTACAAATATTACATACACAACATACAATCACCATCAATTCATACCGGTCGTGCCACTATACAGACTATTAATCATCCATTTCAACATCTTCTTCAAACAAAAAGCTTGGCATGTCTGGACCTAAATtctcatttatataaacaCTATGCTTACGTGAAAGAGGTTCGCCACTTTTATCACCCGAGTGTGTTGGTTTTGCAATGTTACAAAAGTGTATTCCTGCTTCATTGAACGCCAGAAGGAGCTTAAGAAACTCTGCGATGCTTACAGTTATACTTCTTCTATCAGACAATCCACTCTCTGTCAAAACATTCATGCACAGATCCTTAAATGGGATATCTTCTGGAATCTGTTTATTAATCGTACACCATGCTTTGTAGTTGCATTCCAAGATGGAGAGTACCGCCTGATTCTTGAACAGGCTTCGAAGTGTCCTCCTCTTTCGTGAAAAGCAAACTCTAATCAGTCCATCCCACTCCCCAAAATCAACTACCAGTGGCTGATCCCTAGGTACTATTTTTACGATCATACTTTCCACCTTTGGCGGAGGGTTAAAGCTACCTGCAGCAACTTTGCATACCCTTGTTACCTCACAAAAGAGTCTTGTATTAATGGCTAATCTACCATATTTTTCCTCATTTGTGTTTGCCAACAACCTTTCGGCAAACTCTCGTTGAAACATCAGGACTGCACACCTAGTACCATAAATAACTTGGTAAAAATAGCCATACCTGAAGAGTGGTCTATGGGACAGGAGTTTGAATACAAATGGGCTTGAGATTTGATATGGCAAGTTTGCGGTACAAACATCaaattttggaaacttCATCCTAAGGGCATCTCCTTCTAGCACCTCTAGGTTATTATATCCCAGTTGTATACATCTCTTTTTCACTTCACCAACCATACGACTATCGATATCAATCGCTATGACTTTTCGTGCCAGTGGTACCAAACGCACCGTAAGATTTCCAGTTCCTGAGATGCATTAGTATGATTCGACAAACAATTCATGGATACGCAAGATACAAAATGGTCTTACCTGGTCCAATTTCCAGCACTGTATCTGATGGTCTAATCTCGGCCGCTTGTACAATTTTATCAAGAATACCAGGATTCTTCAACATGTGCTGCCCAAACTTTTTCATAAACGTCATTCCGCCTCCGGTAGACATGTTTCTAGTCTCTAAATTGTTACTTTTTGCAACTGCTGTCGCCGCAGCCGGATGAACCGATGTCTTTCTAGGTCCTAAATGGGCATGTCTATGATACATCGTAGAGCTGATTGGATGACACCAAGCTGTTCACATGAAACTAAACGCTAGAGAATTCAATTTGCAGGTGTATGAACTAAAATAAGATGCGAAAACTCACCAACATGACACGTACGATAAGGTTCAACTCGGTTGAGTTGCCTTGGTCTTCTAGTTGCCATGTCTACCAATAGATTTCTGTCAAAACTCAATATCGAACGAGGTTGATTATAGAATTGTTCAGATGTAGGTCGTCTATGGCTTAAAGTTGCGGTAGAATATTTCTTCTCTGTGGAATCTATGTCATATACTACGTTTTCAAGGGAATATTTACTATATTTTACACTATACAAAAATGAATAATCTGTATTGGTACAGATATTACCGCTTTGTACACAATTTCTATGAAAAGCGCCGCGAAACCGTCCAAGAACACTTGAAACTTTACTCCTGTAGGGTAAAGTCCAAAAAAACATTAGATTCCCCGGAAAATGCGATAATAATTAGCCATGTAAACGAATCTGGCGGATGCGCCACCCATTCCAGTTGTCGTGTCCAACCACTGAACAAAACTTCCGGCACTAGCATCTATAGACTAATAGGAGGCAGACGAATATACTCTTGCACATGTTAAAATTCtgaataaaatacaaaattgtTATATTTCCGATGATTTGCTAAACGAGCTAATATACGTCTCCAAAGCCCTCTTGGAATAGTATTGAACGTCGATATCCGTATCTTTCGTCAGTTTTACAAGGGCACTATTAGAGTATGTAAATGCACAGAGAATGGAAACAAACCATTTTGCCTGAAAAAACATCTCAGGGTCCTCATTCTTGTAAATCACAAAGAGATTACTCATAGCATTCACTGCAACGAAACGAATGTTCGGAATTGGGTCCGAAACTGCCTTCATGAGTAAGGGCATAATGTGAGTCATCATGTTTGCAGCATCAATAGATTTCGCAACCGCCTAAGAATCAAAAAGTGATCAACTGTCAAACCTACCACTAATGCTTGAATCATAGTAATCCTCAAGGAGTATGATGTATTTCCAGCATATACAGAAGCCTCTGGCTTATAATACAAAATCAAAAGTTCACCTAGGATATACTTTACAGCCCATATACTACCACACTCATTACAAATCTTCTCAAGGCTGATGAGCACCGCGTTTCTAACCTTCCAAACGCTGTCCAATAACAGTTTAAAGAGCACACTCGAAAAATTGTTTTCAAAAATACTACTTCCAAAGTGGCTAAAAAAACTTGTCAATTGTTCAGCTATCACTAGGCGATGTCTCCACTGTGGATTTTCAATAACCTTATCTACTGTTTCAATCAACTTGTCACCGATAattccataaaaatcttctCTATCACATATCAAATGGATGTTTTGTAAGACACATAATCTTACATCCATGTACAAATCATTGAGAAGATAAATCATAGTAGGGGCAACTATAAGCTTCACATCTTCCTTATTCAACTTCATTGCAAATAGCGCCAAAGCCTTACAAACGCTCTGTCTGATTTCCTTTGGCGAGT contains:
- a CDS encoding dimethyladenosine transferase, putative (encoded by transcript BEWA_008300A); the encoded protein is MFFWTLPYRSKVSSVLGRFRGAFHRNCVQSGNICTNTDYSFLYSVKYSKYSLENVVYDIDSTEKKYSTATLSHRRPTSEQFYNQPRSILSFDRNLLVDMATRRPRQLNRVEPYRTCHVGPRKTSVHPAAATAVAKSNNLETRNMSTGGGMTFMKKFGQHMLKNPGILDKIVQAAEIRPSDTVLEIGPGTGNLTVRLVPLARKVIAIDIDSRMVGEVKKRCIQLGYNNLEVLEGDALRMKFPKFDVCTANLPYQISSPFVFKLLSHRPLFRCAVLMFQREFAERLLANTNEEKYGRLAINTRLFCEVTRVCKVAAGSFNPPPKVESMIVKIVPRDQPLVVDFGEWDGLIRVCFSRKRRTLRSLFKNQAVLSILECNYKAWCTINKQIPEDIPFKDLCMNVLTESGLSDRRSITVSIAEFLKLLLAFNEAGIHFCNIAKPTHSGDKSGEPLSRPDMPSFLFEEDVEMDD